A window from Clupea harengus chromosome 14, Ch_v2.0.2, whole genome shotgun sequence encodes these proteins:
- the LOC116223498 gene encoding CD209 antigen-like, with product MDLGGDLVIIDSEEEQKFVSGFKKRVWIGAVKTEGTWKWVDGKVLGDAGYWAEGEPNDYQGEEENCLEIRGDLKDPLRTWNDSICSMEKIYICEKAM from the exons ATGGATCTAGGGGGGGATCTGGTGATCATTGACAGTGAGGAGGAACAG AAATTCGTCTCAGGATTTAAGAAGAGAGTTTGGATTGGTGCTGTGAAGACAGAGGGAACCTGGAAATGGGTAGATGGCAAAGTCCTGGGTGATGCAGG GTACTGGGCTGAGGGAGAACCAAATGACTAccagggagaagaagaaaattgtCTAGAGATCAGAGGAGATCTCAAGGACCCTCTGAGAACCTGGAATGACAGCATTTGCAGTATggagaaaatatatatttgtgagAAAGCAATGtga